One Lactobacillus sp. CBA3606 DNA segment encodes these proteins:
- a CDS encoding cellulose biosynthesis cyclic di-GMP-binding regulatory protein BcsB, producing MFVSKFFINKQNGTKPNGISKWVIGLLLMVALSSSVLLAPTLTATAAKKSTDLTYTQAFQNTTTTLSGTSVEANMYFIKMDYWDVKKATINLNFQISQLANRATSDLTVSLNGTKFYSFRPEKKTGLQTKSITVPLRLLQGENQLKISGQILNQAGQKDYQLAQTPANWLTIYDGATVNFQYQLKAPTTAIKSFYAHFSGTDTIANENSVITVPKQASNAELTAAMYALSGEARTIATETSQIQVTTADNATAKAADYQLVLATYDHLPAQFKAKLTRAQLKNRAVIKTVYTGGKHYLIVTALTGQHLKQASRFIANQELMQETEAATEYVDDQTATVTSELQYDGSYQLTTTADQLTGAKHQSSTYFVNLPVDRTNADGSKIRIHFRYSKNLNFKRALATVYLNGSPLGSKKLSAARADDDSLTVTLPKGQALGHSFTIRVGFDLEMADQRSSDNTQTPWATIETDSKAMIKSKPVTDVLFTNYPNLFLKNDTFNNVVVVRPKTLTSYDYQTLSNIFNLIGNYAQSNTGSVRFYTHQPSQSVLKTSQVIAFGTPTQNEFIKRLNHKLYFKYGKGQQGFVSNEKLSIERTYGENIGTAQLLRSPYNAKTGLLVVTAKQSSDVYRASTQLNYQRNIAQYSGDAIVVDHDNNHYNYRFKKHKSVTADNVTAKTVLSKNSQLVVYLGIALVGLILIGLAAFLILRKHGLTVRRGSHHE from the coding sequence ATGTTCGTGAGCAAGTTTTTCATCAACAAGCAAAATGGTACAAAACCAAACGGTATCAGTAAATGGGTCATCGGACTACTCTTGATGGTGGCGCTCAGTAGCAGCGTGCTGTTAGCACCAACTTTAACGGCGACTGCTGCTAAAAAGTCGACCGATTTAACTTATACCCAAGCATTTCAGAATACGACCACGACGCTGTCGGGGACGTCCGTTGAAGCAAACATGTACTTTATAAAAATGGATTATTGGGACGTTAAAAAAGCGACCATTAACCTTAATTTTCAAATCTCACAGTTGGCGAATCGCGCAACATCAGACCTAACCGTTTCATTAAATGGCACTAAATTTTATTCTTTCCGGCCTGAAAAGAAGACTGGGTTACAGACCAAGTCGATCACGGTGCCATTACGACTATTACAGGGTGAAAATCAACTGAAAATTAGTGGGCAAATCTTGAATCAAGCTGGTCAAAAAGACTATCAGTTGGCGCAAACGCCGGCTAATTGGTTAACTATTTATGATGGCGCGACTGTCAACTTTCAATATCAATTAAAAGCGCCAACGACAGCCATCAAGTCATTTTATGCCCACTTTTCAGGGACGGACACGATTGCTAATGAGAACTCTGTTATTACGGTGCCCAAGCAAGCTAGTAATGCGGAATTAACGGCGGCGATGTATGCCTTATCTGGCGAAGCGCGAACAATTGCGACTGAAACATCGCAGATTCAAGTGACAACCGCCGATAATGCCACGGCCAAAGCGGCTGACTATCAATTGGTATTGGCGACGTATGATCATTTGCCAGCACAATTCAAAGCTAAGCTGACTCGGGCACAATTGAAAAACCGAGCGGTGATTAAGACTGTCTACACTGGTGGCAAGCACTATCTAATTGTGACCGCCTTAACGGGACAACACTTGAAGCAAGCGAGTCGCTTTATTGCGAATCAGGAACTGATGCAAGAAACCGAAGCAGCAACCGAATATGTGGATGATCAAACCGCCACGGTAACATCGGAGTTGCAATATGACGGGAGTTATCAGTTAACGACGACTGCGGATCAATTGACGGGTGCTAAACATCAGTCCAGCACTTATTTTGTTAATTTACCGGTTGATCGCACGAATGCGGATGGGTCTAAAATCCGCATTCATTTTCGATATTCGAAGAATTTAAACTTTAAGCGAGCCTTGGCAACCGTTTATTTGAACGGCAGCCCGTTAGGCAGTAAGAAGCTCAGTGCGGCCCGTGCGGATGATGACAGCCTGACGGTAACGTTGCCAAAAGGCCAAGCATTAGGCCATAGCTTTACAATTCGAGTTGGATTTGATTTGGAAATGGCAGATCAGCGTAGTTCAGATAATACGCAAACCCCATGGGCAACTATCGAAACTGATTCTAAAGCGATGATTAAGTCGAAGCCAGTGACGGATGTGTTATTTACGAATTACCCGAACTTGTTTTTGAAAAATGACACGTTCAACAATGTGGTCGTGGTACGACCGAAGACATTAACCAGTTATGATTATCAGACGTTATCGAATATTTTTAATTTGATTGGTAATTATGCGCAAAGTAACACTGGTAGTGTCCGGTTTTACACCCATCAGCCAAGTCAGTCAGTCTTGAAAACGAGTCAGGTGATTGCCTTTGGCACGCCAACTCAAAATGAATTCATTAAGCGACTCAATCATAAGTTGTACTTTAAATACGGTAAAGGCCAGCAAGGATTTGTATCTAATGAAAAGTTAAGCATTGAACGCACGTATGGTGAAAATATTGGGACTGCCCAGCTATTGCGGTCACCATATAATGCCAAGACAGGCTTGTTAGTGGTTACCGCCAAGCAATCGAGTGATGTGTACCGTGCGTCGACACAACTCAACTACCAACGTAACATTGCCCAGTATTCAGGTGACGCAATTGTGGTTGACCATGATAATAATCATTATAATTATCGGTTTAAGAAACATAAGTCGGTGACGGCTGACAATGTCACTGCCAAAACGGTGCTGTCAAAGAATTCACAGTTAGTCGTTTATTTGGGAATCGCGTTAGTTGGGCTTATTTTGATTGGGTTAGCTGCCTTTTTGATTTTACGGAAGCATGGGTTAACCGTACGAAGGGGGTCGCACCATGAATGA
- a CDS encoding GGDEF domain-containing protein, which produces MNDDQRAAVFADVYLLLFLALFSVTAVLMTLTANLTLNTIYLGLTVFMILMTYFFGAVTGLVANLLFIFAQAVVMIYINATHQAEIPMIMIFWLIMPLLLSATFYAMTRRLAALQAANAKLRGDIMQRGAFDERTDLRTTVAYIQDAQVFTETNRRFQLPVTTVIVRIRYFNEIKRMMSDQQFSDLLRLTSDTITGATRDNDITYSLDQENPTWAILLFSDVAGSKIAANRIKTSFDKGLQASVSLSSLEILLVVGIASWDPEKMKSPYDLMNTGIKETEYDV; this is translated from the coding sequence ATGAATGATGATCAACGGGCTGCCGTGTTTGCAGACGTCTATTTATTATTATTCTTAGCCTTGTTTAGTGTAACCGCAGTGTTAATGACCTTAACCGCCAATCTAACCCTCAATACGATCTATTTAGGGTTGACGGTCTTTATGATTTTAATGACGTATTTTTTTGGAGCGGTTACTGGATTGGTTGCCAACCTTTTATTTATCTTTGCGCAAGCAGTGGTGATGATTTATATTAATGCAACCCATCAAGCTGAAATACCAATGATTATGATTTTTTGGTTAATCATGCCGTTACTTTTATCGGCGACGTTTTATGCGATGACCCGGCGGTTAGCGGCCTTACAAGCGGCCAATGCCAAATTACGGGGCGATATTATGCAGCGTGGGGCATTCGATGAACGAACGGATTTACGGACGACGGTGGCGTATATTCAAGATGCTCAAGTATTTACAGAAACGAATCGCCGGTTCCAATTACCAGTGACGACGGTGATTGTCCGAATTCGTTACTTCAACGAAATCAAACGGATGATGAGTGATCAACAATTTTCAGATCTATTGCGATTGACTTCCGATACAATTACCGGCGCGACTCGCGATAATGACATTACGTATTCATTGGATCAAGAGAATCCAACTTGGGCGATTTTATTATTTTCAGATGTTGCAGGGTCAAAGATTGCTGCTAATCGAATTAAAACGAGTTTTGACAAGGGCCTACAAGCTTCAGTTAGTTTGAGTTCGTTAGAAATTTTGTTAGTCGTGGGGATTGCTAGTTGGGACCCGGAAAAAATGAAGAGTCCCTATGATTTAATGAACACAGGGATTAAAGAAACTGAATACGATGTGTAA
- the trxB gene encoding thioredoxin-disulfide reductase, which translates to MAKRYDVIIIGAGPAGMTAALYASRANLSVLLLDRGIYGGQMNNTAAIENYPGFKSILGPDLAKEMYESSTQFGAEYAYGSVESVEDQGDIKVVKTDSDTFETKAIVIGTGSEYRKLGVPGEDTYGGRGVSYCAVCDGAFFRNKHVVVIGGGDSAIEEGSYLTQLADKVTVIHRRDQLRAQQILQDRAFANEKMNFVWNSNVTEIVGDGKKVTGVKVTNNQTGENSEIAVDGVFIYVGINPITKPFSNLGITDENGWIETTDHMETKVPGIFAVGDVRKKDLRQVATAVGEGGTAGQQVYSYITALGDKVKN; encoded by the coding sequence ATGGCAAAGCGTTACGACGTGATTATTATTGGTGCTGGTCCTGCTGGGATGACAGCGGCCTTATATGCCTCACGGGCCAATTTATCAGTATTACTATTAGATCGTGGGATTTATGGTGGACAAATGAATAATACCGCCGCAATTGAAAACTACCCGGGTTTTAAATCAATTTTAGGGCCAGATTTGGCTAAGGAAATGTATGAATCCTCAACGCAATTTGGCGCAGAATATGCTTATGGTAGTGTTGAATCTGTTGAAGATCAAGGCGACATTAAAGTGGTCAAAACGGATTCGGACACGTTTGAAACTAAAGCAATCGTCATTGGCACGGGATCAGAGTACCGCAAGCTTGGGGTACCTGGCGAAGATACCTATGGTGGCCGGGGTGTTTCGTACTGTGCCGTTTGTGATGGGGCATTCTTCCGTAACAAGCACGTGGTCGTCATTGGTGGCGGTGATTCTGCCATTGAAGAAGGCAGTTACCTAACGCAATTAGCTGATAAAGTGACTGTTATTCATCGGCGTGATCAATTACGAGCACAACAAATTTTACAAGACCGGGCCTTTGCAAATGAAAAGATGAACTTTGTCTGGAACAGCAACGTCACGGAAATTGTTGGTGATGGGAAAAAGGTCACTGGTGTGAAAGTAACTAATAATCAAACGGGTGAAAATAGCGAAATTGCGGTTGATGGGGTCTTTATTTATGTTGGGATTAACCCAATTACCAAGCCTTTTAGTAATCTAGGTATTACGGATGAAAATGGTTGGATCGAAACGACTGACCATATGGAAACCAAAGTTCCTGGAATCTTTGCTGTAGGCGATGTACGTAAAAAAGATTTGCGGCAAGTTGCTACCGCTGTCGGTGAAGGCGGTACGGCTGGACAACAAGTCTATTCATACATTACAGCTCTCGGTGATAAAGTTAAAAATTAG
- a CDS encoding ISL3 family transposase — protein MSKDTKFLLGIKDQNIKKVTIINNIQEKGPIEVQAVLDYRPKACPKCGVLNRKSIIRYGWRQVKVKLLRSSERDVLLHLKKRNFKCKVCNSYFLAATSLTQRNHTISNNVRIACLEKLSEPVTMTHIAHELNISSSTVVSMLKTYERDLLTHYDWLPSVICMDEIKSTKDANGSMSFVFMDGETHQFIDILESRTLASLEKYFNRYTKAARMGVKVIVTDMNYTYPELVSVFPEAIIVTDRLHIVKSAVVGFNQTRIRVMKQFAKSNIKYKALKRYWKLLLKPNEKLDIKNYRHYSFIAGRHTQNQIVEEMLEFDPDLKRAYDALHTLRSAVKYRDLPRLRQVLDASNQFPEEMEKHFLKLRDSQESIENALRYQYSNGPLEGTNNKIKVLKHTAYGFGNFNNFRLRIHLMFALKKGA, from the coding sequence ATGAGTAAGGATACTAAATTTTTATTGGGAATTAAAGACCAAAACATCAAAAAAGTAACTATTATCAATAACATTCAAGAAAAAGGACCAATCGAGGTTCAAGCAGTTTTGGACTATCGTCCAAAAGCGTGTCCAAAGTGCGGCGTGCTCAACAGAAAAAGCATCATTCGTTATGGCTGGCGGCAAGTAAAAGTTAAGCTACTTAGGAGCAGTGAGCGAGACGTTTTACTGCATCTAAAGAAACGGAACTTTAAGTGTAAAGTGTGCAACAGCTATTTTTTAGCAGCAACCAGTTTAACGCAACGGAATCATACAATCTCTAATAATGTTCGTATCGCTTGCTTAGAGAAGCTGAGTGAACCGGTGACCATGACACACATTGCTCACGAATTGAATATTTCAAGTAGTACAGTTGTCTCAATGTTAAAGACCTACGAACGTGATTTATTGACCCATTATGATTGGTTGCCAAGTGTCATTTGTATGGATGAAATCAAGTCAACCAAAGATGCCAATGGTTCGATGAGTTTCGTCTTTATGGATGGAGAAACTCATCAATTTATAGATATCTTAGAATCGAGAACACTTGCTAGTCTTGAAAAATACTTTAACCGTTATACGAAAGCAGCCCGAATGGGTGTCAAAGTTATTGTAACGGATATGAATTATACGTACCCTGAGCTAGTGTCAGTATTTCCAGAGGCCATAATCGTTACTGACCGGTTGCACATCGTGAAATCGGCGGTGGTAGGCTTTAATCAAACTCGTATTCGCGTCATGAAACAATTTGCTAAATCAAATATTAAATATAAAGCACTAAAGAGATATTGGAAACTACTCTTAAAACCTAACGAGAAACTTGATATCAAGAACTATAGGCACTATTCCTTTATTGCCGGACGCCATACCCAAAATCAAATTGTTGAAGAGATGCTGGAATTTGATCCAGATTTAAAACGAGCCTATGACGCCTTGCATACACTCAGAAGCGCCGTCAAATATCGAGATTTACCCCGTTTAAGACAGGTTCTCGATGCTAGTAATCAATTTCCAGAGGAAATGGAGAAACATTTTTTGAAACTACGAGATAGCCAAGAGTCGATTGAGAACGCACTTAGATATCAATATTCAAATGGTCCTTTGGAAGGGACAAATAACAAAATCAAAGTTTTAAAACATACCGCCTATGGTTTTGGAAATTTCAATAATTTCAGATTGCGTATACATTTAATGTTCGCATTAAAAAAAGGTGCTTAG
- a CDS encoding EAL domain-containing protein produces MPTYKYFAQPIKNVLTNQTILYELLLRQWHEAHQNWGIPTDFELTPAAVIQLLDVAVKELKYHNVSINLTQKQFADPVMQRDLNAYVTENLLPRQLTIELVSTPDLAVLKAMSRDYRSAGVLIAFDDVGSDNLLADIAPMLPYANTIKFALQNSRQNGQTNLKTAISELRFWFEKAEAEQMLFTFEGIETAADLQLAHHLRITRGQGYLFAKPQLPATFNR; encoded by the coding sequence ATGCCAACGTATAAATATTTTGCCCAACCCATTAAAAATGTCCTGACGAACCAGACTATTTTGTATGAATTATTATTACGACAATGGCATGAGGCGCACCAAAATTGGGGAATTCCAACTGATTTTGAGCTCACTCCAGCGGCGGTTATCCAGTTGTTGGATGTGGCTGTTAAGGAATTAAAGTACCACAATGTTTCAATTAACCTGACCCAAAAACAATTTGCCGATCCGGTCATGCAACGTGACTTGAATGCGTATGTAACTGAAAATTTATTGCCACGCCAATTAACCATTGAATTAGTCAGCACGCCGGATTTAGCGGTATTAAAAGCTATGAGCCGAGATTATCGCTCGGCAGGGGTGCTAATTGCGTTTGACGATGTGGGCTCGGATAATTTGTTGGCAGACATTGCCCCCATGTTACCGTATGCCAACACGATTAAGTTTGCATTGCAAAATAGCCGTCAAAATGGTCAGACCAATTTGAAAACAGCAATTTCAGAGCTCCGTTTTTGGTTTGAAAAAGCGGAAGCCGAGCAAATGCTGTTTACCTTTGAAGGGATTGAAACGGCTGCTGACTTGCAATTGGCACATCACTTGCGGATCACAAGGGGACAAGGGTATTTGTTTGCCAAGCCACAGTTACCCGCGACATTTAATCGTTAA
- a CDS encoding DUF421 domain-containing protein, which translates to MFSYWDVPIKLGLGLLTIILQINLSGKSNLAPISALDQVQNYVLGAIVGGMIYSTSVTVLQYILVLLIWTLLVLVLRFLTHHNRYIKTLIDGQPQLLIKNGELMVATALKNGLSANDLTFRLRTEGITDIRYVKRAILEQNGQLTITQVGDDAIKYPLIVDGQLNTDALESSNHDLAWLQAQLDAKHYTLSDIYLGTYTNKQLLLFPYQH; encoded by the coding sequence ATGTTTTCATACTGGGATGTGCCCATTAAGTTAGGCCTAGGCTTATTAACTATCATTCTTCAAATTAATCTATCCGGGAAAAGTAACCTCGCCCCTATCAGTGCGCTCGATCAGGTTCAAAACTATGTACTGGGTGCCATCGTTGGTGGGATGATTTATAGCACGAGTGTCACTGTCCTTCAATATATCTTAGTGCTGTTAATCTGGACGTTACTCGTCTTAGTCCTCCGATTTTTGACCCATCATAATCGCTATATTAAAACCTTGATTGACGGTCAACCACAACTCTTAATTAAAAATGGTGAGCTGATGGTCGCAACCGCCCTAAAAAACGGGTTGAGTGCTAATGACTTAACCTTCCGTTTGCGTACTGAGGGCATTACCGACATCCGTTACGTTAAACGTGCGATTCTCGAACAGAACGGTCAATTAACAATTACGCAAGTTGGTGACGATGCCATCAAATATCCTTTAATTGTCGATGGTCAGCTAAATACGGATGCCTTAGAGAGTAGCAATCATGATTTAGCTTGGCTACAAGCGCAACTTGATGCCAAACATTACACCCTAAGCGATATTTATTTAGGCACTTATACGAATAAACAACTCTTATTATTTCCCTATCAACATTAA
- a CDS encoding DUF3290 domain-containing protein, giving the protein MTFYSYTYLTQQNSNHTLIQLAVISIIILIIGLVSWLWYRHQTDLKYRDLFIIMVLLLFLLIGIQFNEWQTLQSNSSQKSQVTQIMQRVAQKHHVSRHKIWSNTATVNSGMLIIVNKTIYNVTINPDGNSYTLTKATPINPQITYVKGDQ; this is encoded by the coding sequence ATGACTTTTTATTCATACACTTATTTAACGCAACAAAACAGTAACCACACGCTAATCCAACTGGCAGTAATTAGTATTATTATTTTAATTATCGGTCTAGTTAGTTGGCTCTGGTATCGGCATCAAACCGACTTAAAGTATCGTGATTTATTTATTATCATGGTTTTATTATTATTCTTGCTGATTGGCATTCAATTTAATGAATGGCAGACGTTACAATCTAATTCATCCCAAAAGTCGCAAGTCACTCAGATTATGCAACGGGTGGCACAAAAACACCACGTCTCGCGCCACAAGATCTGGTCAAATACTGCCACCGTCAATAGTGGCATGTTAATTATAGTGAATAAAACCATTTATAACGTGACGATTAATCCCGATGGAAATAGCTATACCTTAACCAAAGCCACCCCAATTAATCCGCAAATCACTTACGTTAAGGGGGACCAATAA
- a CDS encoding phospho-sugar mutase, translated as MSWKETYSTWKQQATLEPSLKAELTNLAGDEATLEDAFYQPMEFGTAGMRGILGPGINRMNIYTVRQATEGLARFMDTLPAEVKDRGVAISFDSRHHSTDFAHEAAHVLGAHGIKSFVFEGLRPTPELSYTVRHLKTYAGIMITASHNPKQYNGYKIYGEDGGQMPPKESDLITSYIRKATDLFAIDVADETQLLADHTMTMIGDDVDQDYLAEVKKITINQKLVDEVGKDMKLVFTPLHGTGQMLGEKALRNAGFKNFSIVKEQAIADPEFPTVKFPNPEFPSAFKMAIELGKKEGADVLIAVDPDADRLGTAVRQPNGDYVLLTGNQIAAVLLHYILQANKDAGTLPANAAAVKSIVSSEFATKVAASYHVDMVNVLTGFKYIAEQIEHFEATGEHTFMFGFEESYGYLIKPFVHDKDAIQTTVLLAEVAAYYKRQGKNLYNGLQDLFAEYGYFREKTTSEEFDGVGGSDKIAALMTKFREEAPVEFAGYEVVSTEDFQSQVETFATGKTAPIALPTANVLKYKLADGTWIAIRPSGTEPKIKFYIGTLGDSLDAANTKLEQFDQAIQAFIKA; from the coding sequence TTGAGTTGGAAAGAAACATATTCAACTTGGAAGCAACAGGCAACACTCGAACCAAGCCTAAAAGCAGAATTAACGAATTTAGCAGGCGATGAAGCGACGTTAGAAGATGCCTTTTATCAGCCAATGGAATTTGGAACAGCCGGGATGCGTGGTATTCTCGGCCCTGGGATTAATCGCATGAATATCTATACAGTCCGTCAAGCAACGGAAGGGCTGGCGCGGTTCATGGATACGCTACCAGCTGAGGTTAAAGACCGTGGTGTGGCAATCAGCTTTGATTCACGCCATCATTCGACCGATTTTGCGCATGAAGCGGCGCATGTTTTAGGGGCACATGGTATTAAATCATTTGTCTTTGAAGGGTTACGACCAACACCTGAATTATCGTATACTGTGCGCCACTTAAAGACTTATGCTGGGATTATGATTACAGCTAGCCATAATCCAAAACAATATAATGGTTATAAGATCTATGGTGAAGATGGTGGTCAAATGCCACCGAAGGAATCTGATTTAATCACATCATATATTCGCAAAGCTACTGATTTATTCGCTATTGACGTGGCTGATGAAACGCAATTGTTGGCTGATCATACCATGACGATGATTGGTGATGATGTGGATCAAGATTACTTGGCTGAAGTTAAGAAGATTACCATTAACCAAAAGCTAGTGGATGAAGTGGGGAAGGACATGAAGCTTGTGTTCACGCCATTACATGGGACTGGCCAGATGTTGGGTGAAAAAGCCCTCCGCAATGCAGGCTTTAAAAACTTTAGCATTGTTAAGGAACAAGCCATTGCTGATCCCGAATTTCCAACGGTCAAGTTTCCTAATCCTGAATTTCCATCTGCTTTTAAGATGGCGATTGAATTAGGGAAAAAGGAAGGCGCCGATGTTTTAATTGCGGTCGATCCTGATGCTGACCGGTTAGGGACGGCAGTGCGTCAGCCCAATGGTGACTACGTGTTATTGACGGGTAACCAAATTGCGGCGGTCTTGTTACATTACATCTTACAAGCCAATAAAGATGCTGGCACGTTGCCAGCGAATGCTGCTGCGGTGAAGTCGATTGTTTCAAGTGAATTTGCAACGAAGGTTGCGGCATCATATCATGTCGACATGGTTAATGTCTTAACTGGTTTTAAATACATTGCAGAACAAATCGAACACTTTGAAGCGACTGGGGAACACACCTTTATGTTTGGTTTTGAAGAAAGCTATGGTTATTTAATCAAGCCATTTGTTCATGATAAAGATGCCATTCAAACCACAGTATTATTGGCCGAAGTAGCAGCTTACTACAAACGTCAAGGCAAGAACTTGTATAATGGGTTGCAAGACTTGTTTGCTGAGTACGGGTATTTCCGTGAAAAGACGACTTCAGAAGAATTCGATGGTGTAGGCGGTAGTGACAAGATTGCGGCTCTCATGACTAAGTTCCGTGAAGAGGCCCCTGTTGAATTTGCGGGCTATGAAGTTGTTTCAACGGAAGACTTCCAATCACAAGTTGAAACCTTTGCGACTGGCAAAACGGCGCCAATTGCGTTACCAACGGCGAATGTTTTGAAGTATAAGTTAGCGGATGGTACTTGGATTGCCATCCGGCCTTCTGGGACTGAACCTAAGATTAAGTTTTATATTGGGACCTTAGGGGATTCTTTGGATGCTGCTAATACGAAGTTAGAACAATTTGATCAAGCGATTCAGGCTTTTATTAAAGCTTAA